Proteins encoded together in one Chitinophaga sp. LS1 window:
- a CDS encoding DUF1475 family protein, with amino-acid sequence MITFLKLLFSALLIWMCYVVITTSIASNLFKEWDFLGGIPWMRATLWDFYTNVLVIFVWICYKEKTIFSKGIWLVLLVTLGSIASCIYMLVQLFRLSPGEGLKELFGKQHG; translated from the coding sequence ATGATCACTTTTTTAAAACTACTATTCAGCGCATTATTGATCTGGATGTGTTATGTGGTGATCACGACCAGTATAGCAAGCAACCTGTTCAAAGAATGGGATTTCTTAGGCGGTATACCCTGGATGCGCGCCACGCTCTGGGATTTTTATACCAATGTGCTGGTCATTTTTGTATGGATCTGTTACAAGGAAAAAACGATCTTCAGCAAAGGAATCTGGCTTGTATTATTAGTTACACTGGGTAGCATTGCCAGTTGTATATATATGCTGGTGCAGCTTTTCCGTCTCTCGCCTGGAGAAGGCCTTAAAGAATTATTCGGGAAACAACATGGATAA
- a CDS encoding YceI family protein: protein MKYIVPIILLTFMAACEQAPKADKATIQDAQSVKEGEGRSYHVDTTVSVVQFIGTKPTGKHTGIFRLLESKLYVQDTLVTGGSIKINMSTLEDKDLAPTDSMLQHKLEAELKGPMFFDIEKYPVATFEITGVSNFKPSVGNEVLMKDANYTVQGNLTIKDSTKNISFPAFITREKGVIRAEANFNIDRTLWGMTYRADKSMQDKLINSQVNIQFKLVAKQ from the coding sequence ATGAAATATATAGTTCCAATTATTTTGCTGACGTTCATGGCAGCCTGTGAGCAGGCGCCAAAGGCCGACAAAGCAACGATACAAGATGCCCAGTCCGTCAAGGAAGGAGAAGGGAGGTCATATCATGTAGATACTACAGTAAGTGTGGTGCAATTTATCGGTACAAAGCCTACGGGTAAGCATACCGGCATTTTCAGACTGCTGGAAAGCAAATTGTACGTACAGGATACACTGGTTACCGGTGGTAGTATTAAAATCAATATGAGTACACTGGAAGATAAAGATCTGGCACCTACTGATTCCATGCTGCAACATAAGCTGGAAGCAGAGCTGAAAGGACCTATGTTCTTTGATATTGAGAAATACCCGGTGGCAACTTTTGAGATTACAGGTGTGAGCAATTTTAAACCTTCTGTAGGGAATGAGGTATTGATGAAAGATGCGAACTATACTGTGCAGGGAAATCTGACAATCAAGGATTCAACAAAGAACATTTCATTTCCCGCTTTTATTACAAGAGAAAAAGGTGTGATCAGGGCGGAAGCGAATTTTAATATTGACAGAACACTGTGGGGCATGACATATAGAGCAGATAAGTCCATGCAGGATAAGTTGATTAATTCGCAGGTGAATATCCAGTTTAAACTCGTCGCGAAACAATAG
- a CDS encoding tetratricopeptide repeat protein: MRASLLKIAICIGFFCATVPVFAQDANELFNTATGFLRSGDYSNAILVLNQAITMDPDNTQYKKQLGFAYFLQGNMSKAKSTIEPLLSKKDADPQLYQIAGNIYQANQEWKTAQKLYEKGLKRFPESGELYNDNGQLLMFLKVYEGGMANWLKGIEKDPTFPGNYYNACRAYSYVKDPSWIIIYGEIFVNLESYTDRTAEVRTMLIDAYKKLYNDPTLMTQALEDMENERKSKKRSASEFADSYKASMGKQTSVVMTGIDPESLVMVRTRFLLDWFNFSGVKFPYALFDYQRSLLKEGLFDAYTQWIFGPVSNQSAFKAWTNMHKAEYDAFLQYQRSHPLKVRADEYYNDNRFSLAR, translated from the coding sequence ATGAGGGCTTCTTTATTGAAAATAGCTATATGTATTGGCTTCTTTTGCGCGACCGTACCGGTTTTCGCACAGGATGCCAACGAATTATTTAACACCGCCACCGGCTTTCTCCGCAGCGGAGATTATTCCAATGCCATATTGGTACTGAACCAGGCCATTACCATGGATCCTGACAATACCCAATATAAGAAGCAGCTGGGATTTGCCTATTTCCTTCAGGGCAATATGAGCAAAGCCAAAAGCACTATCGAACCACTACTGAGTAAAAAGGACGCTGATCCACAACTCTACCAGATAGCCGGTAATATTTACCAGGCAAACCAGGAATGGAAAACAGCCCAGAAATTGTACGAAAAAGGCCTGAAGCGCTTCCCTGAAAGCGGCGAGCTGTATAATGACAACGGACAACTGCTGATGTTCCTGAAAGTGTATGAAGGTGGGATGGCCAACTGGCTGAAAGGGATTGAGAAAGATCCTACTTTCCCTGGCAACTACTACAATGCCTGCAGGGCGTATTCTTACGTAAAAGATCCTTCCTGGATCATCATTTACGGTGAGATCTTCGTCAACCTGGAGAGCTATACAGACCGTACCGCAGAGGTACGTACCATGCTGATAGATGCGTATAAAAAATTATACAACGATCCAACGCTCATGACCCAGGCCCTCGAGGATATGGAAAATGAGCGGAAGAGCAAAAAGCGCTCAGCCTCCGAATTTGCTGACAGCTATAAAGCCTCCATGGGCAAACAGACATCAGTAGTAATGACAGGTATTGACCCTGAGAGCCTGGTGATGGTAAGGACCCGTTTCCTGCTGGACTGGTTCAACTTCTCAGGTGTAAAGTTCCCCTACGCATTATTTGACTACCAGCGCAGCCTGCTGAAAGAAGGTTTATTCGACGCTTACACCCAGTGGATCTTTGGCCCAGTAAGCAACCAATCTGCTTTCAAAGCCTGGACAAATATGCATAAAGCTGAATACGACGCGTTTTTACAATACCAGCGCAGCCATCCCCTGAAGGTGAGAGCTGATGAGTACTATAACGATAACCGTTTCTCATTGGCAAGATAA
- a CDS encoding winged helix-turn-helix transcriptional regulator yields MAERKTNSSNYQNQSFLESKCPLNELLFSMSRRWTTDILFCIEAGNNRFSGIREELTYITDHILSDRLKTLEKTGLITRQQFPGMPPKVVYSLTENGVELCGLLEKLCEFSSIIYDEKAVAV; encoded by the coding sequence ATGGCAGAAAGAAAGACTAATTCGTCTAATTATCAGAATCAATCGTTCCTGGAGAGCAAGTGTCCGTTGAATGAGTTGTTGTTTTCTATGAGCCGTCGCTGGACGACAGATATCTTATTCTGTATAGAAGCAGGCAATAATAGATTTTCAGGAATCAGGGAAGAGCTGACCTACATTACAGATCATATCCTGTCAGACCGGCTAAAAACGCTGGAAAAGACAGGGCTGATCACCCGTCAGCAGTTTCCCGGCATGCCGCCTAAAGTTGTTTACTCACTCACGGAAAATGGAGTAGAACTTTGTGGCTTACTGGAAAAATTGTGTGAGTTTTCCAGTATCATCTACGACGAGAAAGCTGTCGCAGTATAG
- a CDS encoding serine hydrolase, with the protein MKKLTQWFCMSALVFSQAHAQTPTKEDPRFAGLDKEFNSILHTWHVAGFAVAVVEKDKIVYAKGFGYRDYEHKLPVTQNTLFAIGSNTKAFTAGLLGILRGEGKVDFEQPVRRFLPELEFATPELNEQVTLRDMMTHRTGVQRYDYSWFVFPPTSRDSLLWRIRYFQPHTPLRSRWEYNNFMYLAQGKVAEKLTGKSWEDNIRHYYFEPLEMSHSDCSVTEMVKQEDVALPYSVAQDSIIKKLNYHNIDVIAPAGSINSSVLDMAHWASMWINGGKYKGKAVLPEPYVREATGLQMAIWYDQPDKLHPDLHFNGYGLGWFLRSYRGHYQAEHGGNIDGFSALTCIFPTDSISIIVLSNQSGSKVPDIVHNILADRALKLSKIDWNGEADKAIHTKKPVADKKEDTVIIKGTTIIRPLAELTGTYGNNLYGNFEVFQQNDSLFARFPVETVYLKHRGYDIFDANSTTDPTAGSMTTIHFLMDDNGDINSLNMRLDDDTPAVFVKRK; encoded by the coding sequence ATGAAGAAACTGACCCAATGGTTTTGCATGTCTGCACTGGTTTTCTCTCAGGCACATGCCCAAACCCCTACAAAAGAAGATCCCCGGTTTGCCGGATTAGACAAAGAATTTAATAGTATCCTTCATACCTGGCATGTAGCCGGTTTCGCTGTAGCCGTAGTAGAGAAGGATAAAATTGTGTATGCCAAAGGCTTTGGTTACCGGGATTATGAGCACAAGTTGCCCGTAACCCAGAATACGCTGTTTGCCATAGGCTCCAACACGAAAGCCTTTACAGCAGGATTGTTGGGCATACTCAGGGGAGAAGGGAAAGTGGACTTTGAACAGCCGGTTCGCCGTTTCCTGCCCGAGCTGGAGTTTGCCACACCTGAACTGAATGAGCAGGTGACTCTCAGAGATATGATGACGCATCGTACCGGGGTGCAACGCTACGACTATTCCTGGTTCGTCTTTCCACCCACAAGCAGGGACTCTCTCTTGTGGCGTATACGTTATTTTCAACCACACACACCTTTGCGTTCCCGGTGGGAGTACAATAACTTTATGTACCTGGCACAGGGCAAAGTGGCAGAGAAGCTGACCGGTAAAAGTTGGGAAGACAATATCCGGCACTACTATTTTGAGCCACTGGAAATGTCGCATTCCGATTGCTCCGTCACAGAAATGGTGAAGCAGGAGGACGTAGCCTTGCCATATAGCGTAGCCCAGGATAGCATTATCAAAAAACTGAATTACCACAATATCGATGTAATCGCCCCGGCAGGCAGTATCAACAGCAGTGTGCTGGATATGGCGCACTGGGCAAGTATGTGGATCAATGGTGGAAAATACAAAGGGAAAGCCGTGCTGCCGGAACCCTATGTGCGCGAAGCTACAGGTTTGCAGATGGCTATCTGGTACGATCAGCCAGACAAATTGCATCCTGACCTGCACTTCAACGGCTATGGGCTGGGGTGGTTTTTACGCTCTTACAGAGGTCACTATCAGGCGGAGCATGGGGGGAATATAGATGGCTTTTCTGCCCTTACCTGTATATTCCCTACAGATAGTATAAGTATCATTGTATTGAGCAATCAGTCGGGTTCTAAAGTACCTGATATCGTGCATAATATCCTTGCAGACAGGGCGCTGAAACTAAGTAAAATAGACTGGAACGGAGAGGCTGATAAGGCAATACATACAAAGAAACCTGTAGCCGATAAAAAGGAGGATACCGTTATTATAAAAGGTACTACCATTATCCGTCCACTCGCGGAGTTGACTGGCACCTATGGCAATAACCTGTATGGTAATTTTGAAGTATTTCAGCAAAATGATTCACTGTTTGCGCGGTTCCCTGTGGAAACGGTGTATTTAAAACATCGTGGGTATGATATATTCGATGCAAACAGTACGACTGATCCCACAGCAGGTAGTATGACTACAATCCATTTCCTCATGGATGATAATGGAGACATCAATAGTCTGAACATGAGACTGGATGATGATACGCCGGCGGTGTTTGTAAAACGTAAATAA
- a CDS encoding zinc dependent phospholipase C family protein, with protein MFFKRLFSIVVCILLPFKTVGWGFFAHQRINELAVFSLPPAMLALYKPQQAYLKAHATDADKRRYIVAAEGPRHYIDIDHYGSPPYDWIPRSWPAALLQFGEDSLLQYGIVPWYIPLMMARLSKAFQEKDPDKILRFSADLGHYVADAHVPLHACSNHNGQFTGQEGIHGLWESRIPELLADGSFNYWCGKAVYIRDVPTFIWQVVSSSASAADTVLKQEKALSQRTPPDTKYAYENRKGKLVRTYATSYTKAYQQLLGDMVERRMRAAIHAVASCWYTAWVDAGQPPLNNINKKLKENTPLPDTGKMIGRVEE; from the coding sequence ATGTTTTTTAAAAGATTGTTTTCCATTGTTGTTTGCATCCTCCTCCCATTCAAAACTGTGGGCTGGGGATTTTTTGCCCATCAGCGGATCAATGAGCTGGCGGTATTCTCTCTACCACCCGCTATGCTCGCACTCTACAAGCCGCAGCAGGCCTACCTGAAAGCGCATGCTACAGATGCTGATAAAAGAAGATATATCGTAGCTGCCGAAGGCCCCCGTCATTACATAGACATCGATCACTATGGCTCACCACCTTACGATTGGATACCCCGTAGCTGGCCGGCAGCCCTGCTACAGTTTGGGGAAGATAGCCTGCTACAATATGGAATTGTACCCTGGTACATTCCGCTCATGATGGCGCGCCTATCCAAAGCCTTCCAGGAAAAAGATCCTGACAAAATACTCCGGTTCAGCGCTGACCTGGGCCATTATGTGGCAGATGCACATGTGCCCCTGCATGCCTGTTCTAATCACAACGGACAGTTCACCGGGCAGGAAGGTATTCATGGTTTATGGGAATCCCGCATTCCCGAACTGCTGGCGGATGGCAGTTTCAACTACTGGTGTGGAAAGGCCGTTTATATCAGGGATGTTCCAACTTTTATATGGCAGGTAGTGAGTAGTAGTGCCAGCGCAGCAGACACCGTATTAAAACAGGAGAAAGCCCTGAGTCAACGTACGCCGCCAGACACAAAATATGCTTATGAAAACAGGAAAGGAAAACTGGTACGTACTTACGCTACTTCCTATACGAAAGCGTATCAGCAATTGCTGGGCGATATGGTAGAACGGCGTATGCGGGCTGCCATTCATGCAGTAGCCAGTTGCTGGTATACTGCCTGGGTCGATGCTGGCCAGCCACCACTTAATAATATTAACAAAAAACTGAAAGAGAATACGCCCCTGCCAGACACAGGCAAAATGATCGGTCGTGTGGAGGAATAG
- the paaN gene encoding phenylacetic acid degradation protein PaaN translates to MLTIKHQNTIDKAVKANHERAFYSQYPEHPKAYGEQAPEEGHNRYKAQLNTPFSQLLQTGESGWAGEEVSPYTMEPLGITYPLFTADDLVEKAVAAAPQWRNTTVDIRADILVETLERIQTYFFDIAYATQHTTGQSFMMSFQASGPHANDRALEAIAMGYHELNRYPAEQLWEKPMGKFALQLKKNFRAMPKGPGLVIGCSTFPVWNSLPGIYADLVTGNPVIVKPHPRAILPIAIAVSAIQQVLQEKGFSPNLCQLATDTTAAPITKTLCEHPGIKLIDYTGGSQFGNYVESLSGKTVFTEKAGVNSVILDSVADIDAVMQNLAFSVSLYSGQMCTAPQNFFIPAGGVQTPNGTLSFDEVVEKFKNAVTALVSNPKMGAGTLGALQNDTTLQRAHNAGKLGAKVVLEGQPLVNEEFAHARGFTPAILQVASTDKHIFEQELFGPVLLLVKTKDTDESIQLARQMAEQHGAITCAAYAINPDTKEKITEAMNSVFTPVSFNLTGFIWVNQHAAFSDFHVTGGNPAGNASFTNPEFILRRFVWVGNREIAGS, encoded by the coding sequence ATGCTTACCATCAAACACCAAAACACGATTGACAAAGCCGTGAAGGCTAATCACGAGCGCGCATTCTACTCGCAATACCCTGAGCACCCCAAAGCTTATGGCGAGCAAGCCCCCGAAGAAGGCCACAATAGGTACAAAGCACAACTCAACACCCCTTTTTCACAACTTTTACAAACCGGTGAATCCGGGTGGGCCGGTGAGGAAGTATCTCCATACACCATGGAACCACTTGGCATTACCTATCCCCTCTTCACTGCGGACGATCTTGTAGAAAAAGCTGTTGCCGCGGCTCCCCAATGGCGCAATACAACTGTGGACATCCGGGCTGATATCCTGGTAGAAACCCTGGAGCGTATACAGACGTATTTTTTTGACATCGCCTACGCTACCCAGCATACCACCGGGCAGAGCTTTATGATGAGCTTTCAGGCATCCGGACCACATGCAAATGACCGCGCACTGGAAGCAATTGCCATGGGCTACCATGAACTGAACCGCTACCCTGCCGAACAGTTGTGGGAAAAACCTATGGGTAAATTCGCCCTCCAACTCAAAAAGAATTTCAGGGCTATGCCCAAAGGGCCGGGGCTTGTAATCGGTTGCTCTACATTCCCGGTATGGAATTCGCTGCCTGGAATATATGCAGACCTGGTAACAGGCAACCCTGTGATCGTGAAACCTCACCCCAGGGCCATTCTGCCTATCGCGATTGCGGTAAGTGCTATCCAACAGGTATTGCAGGAGAAAGGCTTTAGCCCTAACCTGTGCCAGCTGGCCACCGATACCACCGCAGCGCCGATCACCAAAACTTTGTGCGAACATCCCGGTATTAAATTGATTGATTATACAGGGGGCAGCCAGTTTGGAAATTATGTAGAATCCCTGTCTGGTAAAACTGTTTTTACTGAAAAAGCGGGCGTCAACTCTGTGATCCTGGATAGCGTAGCTGATATAGATGCGGTGATGCAGAATCTGGCTTTCTCCGTATCCCTGTACTCCGGACAGATGTGTACCGCGCCACAGAACTTCTTTATACCTGCGGGAGGCGTACAAACCCCTAACGGCACACTTTCTTTTGACGAAGTAGTAGAGAAATTCAAAAATGCGGTGACCGCCCTTGTCAGCAATCCTAAAATGGGTGCCGGTACACTGGGTGCACTCCAGAACGATACGACCCTGCAGCGGGCACACAACGCCGGTAAACTGGGTGCGAAGGTGGTACTGGAAGGCCAGCCACTGGTAAATGAGGAGTTTGCACACGCCAGAGGCTTTACGCCAGCCATCCTGCAGGTGGCAAGCACCGACAAACACATTTTTGAACAGGAATTATTTGGCCCGGTTTTGTTATTGGTAAAAACAAAAGATACGGACGAGTCTATTCAACTGGCCCGTCAGATGGCAGAACAACATGGGGCAATTACCTGTGCAGCATATGCTATAAACCCGGACACAAAGGAAAAGATCACGGAAGCGATGAACAGCGTATTCACCCCGGTTTCTTTCAATTTAACCGGCTTTATCTGGGTGAACCAACACGCAGCTTTCTCTGATTTTCATGTGACCGGAGGCAACCCTGCCGGAAATGCAAGCTTTACAAACCCGGAATTTATTCTCAGACGTTTTGTCTGGGTGGGCAACCGGGAAATAGCTGGCAGCTGA
- the serC gene encoding 3-phosphoserine/phosphohydroxythreonine transaminase, with amino-acid sequence MKVHNFNAGPSVLPNEVLYKASKALIDFEGSGMSILEIGHRTPLFQAVIDEARNLVRELMQLEDDFEVLYLHGGATQQFLQVPMNLLENDGTASYIDTGVWSNKAIKEAKQFGFVDVAGSSKESNYNYIPKQFNVSAKSTYLHITTNNTIYGTQWQNIPTVDVPLIGDMSSDILSRQMDFNKFSLIYAGVQKNMGAAGVTMVAVRKSILGKVTRKIPTILDYRNHIENGSMLNTPPVFSIYISMLTLRWLRDQGGAAGIEKLNEKKAAFLYDEIDHNPLFRGTVAKEDRSRMNVCFIMDKPELEDEFLKFTKKEDIVGIKGHRSVGGFRASLYNALPYESVEVLVEAMKYFSLKKA; translated from the coding sequence ATGAAGGTGCACAATTTTAACGCGGGACCTTCCGTATTACCAAATGAGGTTCTGTATAAGGCTAGTAAGGCTTTGATTGACTTTGAGGGGTCAGGAATGTCCATATTGGAAATAGGGCACAGGACTCCACTGTTTCAGGCTGTAATTGATGAGGCACGTAATCTCGTACGCGAACTGATGCAACTGGAAGATGATTTCGAAGTACTCTACCTTCATGGTGGTGCTACGCAGCAATTCCTGCAGGTTCCGATGAACTTACTTGAAAATGATGGAACGGCATCTTACATAGATACCGGTGTATGGAGCAATAAGGCGATTAAAGAAGCAAAGCAGTTTGGTTTCGTAGACGTAGCTGGTAGTTCAAAAGAAAGTAACTACAATTACATCCCCAAACAATTTAATGTTTCCGCCAAATCAACTTACCTGCATATCACAACCAACAATACCATCTATGGTACACAATGGCAGAACATTCCAACCGTAGATGTACCCCTGATTGGTGACATGAGCAGTGATATCCTGAGCAGACAAATGGACTTCAACAAGTTCTCGCTCATCTATGCCGGTGTACAGAAAAACATGGGCGCTGCTGGCGTTACTATGGTAGCTGTACGCAAAAGTATTCTTGGCAAGGTAACCCGCAAGATTCCAACAATATTGGATTATCGTAATCACATTGAGAATGGATCAATGCTGAATACCCCTCCCGTATTTTCAATTTACATTTCCATGCTCACGCTACGCTGGTTGAGAGACCAGGGCGGTGCTGCAGGAATTGAAAAATTAAATGAGAAGAAAGCAGCGTTCCTGTATGATGAAATCGATCACAACCCGTTATTCCGTGGTACTGTGGCGAAGGAAGACCGTAGCCGCATGAACGTTTGCTTTATCATGGATAAACCTGAACTGGAAGATGAGTTCCTGAAATTTACAAAGAAGGAAGACATTGTAGGTATCAAGGGGCATCGCAGTGTAGGTGGTTTCCGTGCTTCTCTTTACAATGCATTGCCATATGAAAGTGTGGAAGTACTGGTAGAGGCAATGAAATATTTTAGCCTGAAGAAAGCATAA
- a CDS encoding TetR/AcrR family transcriptional regulator produces MEIQSRILDTAFNLFSQCGTRSITMDDIAHKMGVSKKTLYAHFADKDELVTHAIMRYLHAVDADCKANQTQAVNAIDELFLVMEMLDKQFRNMKPLVLLDLQRYHSTAYQAFLSYRDTSLQSTIRENLQRGIREGLYRSDLDVDVLTQYRLATAMLCFQPDVFAPGLYEMSKVQRILLEHFLYGLVSSEGFERIEAYKQQLS; encoded by the coding sequence ATGGAAATACAATCACGTATTCTGGATACTGCCTTCAATCTGTTCAGCCAATGTGGCACCAGATCCATTACCATGGACGACATTGCCCATAAAATGGGTGTCTCCAAAAAGACCCTCTATGCCCATTTCGCCGACAAAGACGAATTGGTCACCCATGCGATTATGCGCTACCTCCACGCGGTAGACGCCGACTGCAAAGCAAACCAAACCCAGGCCGTCAATGCCATCGATGAGCTCTTCCTCGTCATGGAAATGCTGGACAAACAGTTCAGAAACATGAAGCCACTTGTGCTCCTCGACCTGCAAAGATATCACTCCACCGCCTACCAGGCCTTCCTCTCTTACAGAGATACCAGCCTGCAAAGCACCATCCGCGAAAACCTGCAGAGAGGCATCCGGGAAGGACTCTATCGCTCCGACCTGGATGTGGATGTACTCACCCAATATCGCCTGGCTACAGCCATGCTCTGTTTTCAACCAGATGTATTCGCACCCGGGTTGTATGAAATGAGTAAAGTACAACGCATTTTATTGGAACATTTTCTCTATGGACTTGTTTCCAGTGAGGG
- a CDS encoding DUF502 domain-containing protein, which translates to MSPKTRLKVLASRILRYFFQGLLILAPIGVTAFTLYYLFVTIDNIFPKDLISQEAPFSYLRFKGVGFALVLLLVVTVGYLSSSFILGRIFALFDGILEKTPFIKYIYSSVKDVFDAFVGEKKKFDHPVLVQIYGVDVWEMGFITQPDVTILGLEGYMAVYVPHAYAITGKVFMVPAEKVKPLTNISAGEAMKFAVSGGVTSLEHHHK; encoded by the coding sequence ATGTCTCCAAAAACCCGTCTTAAAGTTTTGGCTTCGAGGATATTAAGGTATTTCTTCCAGGGTCTGCTGATCCTGGCACCTATCGGTGTGACCGCCTTTACTTTGTATTACCTGTTTGTAACCATCGACAACATCTTCCCGAAGGACCTTATCTCTCAGGAGGCTCCTTTTAGCTACCTCCGGTTCAAGGGGGTGGGCTTTGCGCTGGTATTACTCCTGGTTGTGACAGTAGGTTACCTGAGTTCTTCTTTTATTCTGGGAAGGATCTTTGCCCTATTTGACGGCATCCTGGAAAAGACACCTTTCATCAAATATATTTACTCATCTGTCAAAGACGTTTTCGACGCCTTTGTAGGGGAAAAGAAGAAGTTCGATCACCCTGTACTTGTCCAGATCTATGGTGTGGACGTATGGGAAATGGGCTTCATCACCCAGCCGGACGTAACCATCCTGGGCCTGGAAGGCTACATGGCGGTATACGTGCCACATGCTTACGCCATCACGGGTAAAGTATTCATGGTGCCTGCTGAAAAGGTAAAACCCCTTACGAATATTTCTGCAGGGGAAGCGATGAAGTTTGCCGTGAGTGGTGGGGTGACCTCCCTGGAACACCACCATAAATAA
- a CDS encoding DUF1015 domain-containing protein — MAIIRPFKGLRPTPALAEKVAARPYDVLSAPEAKLEAAGNPYSFYHVSKSEIDLPDGTDVYSQSVYDKAAENLQRFIKDGTLFQDDAPAYYIYRLIMNGRSQTGLVCISSISDYNSGIIKKHEFTRPDKEKDRINNIKTTNAQTGNVFLAYNDVPAINSLIDQWTAHHAPAYDFTAADGIQHTIWVVDDKATNDEITALFETKVPYTYIADGHHRAASASLVQKELEEQQRIGLDDPANYFLTTIFPASQLVILDYNRVVKDLNDLSKEDLLSKLEYDFVVEPIGHLPQAPSMLHEFSMYLDGSWYRLVAQDGTFSYDPIGILDVTILSNNVLDKLLGIKDQRTDKRIDFVGGIRGLQELVKRVDSGEYKVAFALYPVTIQQLFDIADSGNVMPPKSTWFEPKLRDGLVSHVL, encoded by the coding sequence ATGGCAATCATCAGACCGTTCAAAGGATTAAGACCCACACCGGCACTGGCTGAGAAAGTTGCAGCCAGACCATACGATGTTTTAAGCGCTCCAGAAGCTAAATTAGAAGCAGCCGGCAACCCCTACTCTTTTTACCACGTTTCAAAATCAGAAATCGACCTGCCAGATGGTACCGACGTGTATAGCCAGTCTGTATACGATAAAGCCGCAGAAAATTTGCAACGATTTATCAAAGATGGGACCCTCTTCCAGGACGACGCCCCCGCCTATTACATCTACCGCCTGATCATGAATGGCCGCAGCCAGACAGGTCTTGTTTGTATTTCGTCCATCTCCGATTACAATAGCGGGATTATCAAAAAGCACGAATTCACCCGTCCTGACAAAGAGAAGGACAGGATCAACAATATCAAAACTACCAACGCACAAACAGGCAATGTATTCCTTGCCTACAATGATGTTCCTGCCATCAATTCTCTCATTGATCAATGGACAGCGCATCATGCTCCTGCGTACGACTTCACAGCTGCCGACGGCATTCAGCACACCATCTGGGTGGTGGATGACAAAGCCACCAACGACGAGATCACTGCGCTCTTCGAAACCAAAGTACCATATACATATATCGCAGATGGGCATCATCGTGCCGCATCCGCCTCCCTGGTACAAAAGGAATTGGAAGAACAACAACGCATTGGCCTCGATGATCCGGCCAATTATTTCCTGACCACCATCTTCCCCGCCAGCCAGCTGGTGATCCTTGATTACAACAGAGTGGTCAAAGACCTGAATGACCTGAGCAAAGAAGATCTGCTCTCCAAACTGGAATACGACTTTGTAGTAGAACCCATCGGTCACCTGCCACAAGCCCCTTCTATGCTCCATGAATTCAGTATGTACCTGGATGGCAGCTGGTATCGCCTGGTGGCACAGGATGGCACCTTTAGCTATGATCCCATTGGAATATTGGATGTCACCATCCTCTCCAACAACGTGCTGGATAAACTGCTCGGTATCAAAGACCAACGCACTGACAAACGTATCGACTTCGTAGGCGGTATCCGGGGATTACAGGAACTGGTGAAACGCGTAGATAGCGGAGAATACAAAGTCGCTTTTGCATTGTACCCGGTCACCATTCAACAATTATTTGACATTGCAGATAGTGGTAATGTGATGCCTCCTAAAAGTACCTGGTTCGAACCCAAATTAAGAGACGGACTCGTATCCCATGTGCTATAA